The Nocardia arthritidis genome has a window encoding:
- a CDS encoding putative protein N(5)-glutamine methyltransferase, with amino-acid sequence MMSTDDAAVVARLRAAGCVFAEDEARLLIEAAATGAELESLVAQRVSGTPLEYLVGWAEFRKLRVAVAPGVFVPRRRTALLVDEAVAAVTGRTEVVAVDLCCGSGALGMAFTTELEGIRVELVASDIEPAAVDCARRNLEPLGGRVYQGDLFAALPRELAGRIDILLANVPYVPTAAIADMPPEARDYEPRITLDGGDDGLAVFRRVAAAAPDWLAPGGKVFVEAGAAQVESAAAYLERCGLTARVAESDEYYATAVIGTRPNQ; translated from the coding sequence ATGATGTCGACGGATGACGCCGCGGTGGTCGCGCGGCTGCGGGCGGCGGGGTGTGTGTTCGCCGAGGACGAGGCCCGGCTGCTGATCGAGGCGGCCGCTACCGGTGCCGAGCTGGAAAGTCTTGTCGCGCAGCGGGTTTCCGGGACGCCGCTGGAATATCTGGTGGGGTGGGCGGAGTTTCGCAAGCTGCGGGTCGCCGTCGCGCCGGGGGTTTTCGTACCGCGGCGGCGGACCGCGCTGCTGGTGGACGAGGCGGTGGCCGCGGTGACCGGTCGCACCGAGGTGGTCGCGGTCGATCTGTGTTGCGGTTCGGGGGCTTTGGGGATGGCGTTCACGACCGAGCTCGAGGGGATTCGCGTCGAGCTCGTCGCGAGCGATATCGAACCGGCCGCGGTGGACTGTGCTCGGCGCAATCTGGAACCACTCGGTGGGCGGGTCTACCAGGGCGATCTGTTCGCCGCGCTGCCAAGGGAACTGGCGGGGCGCATCGATATTCTGCTCGCGAACGTGCCGTATGTGCCGACCGCGGCGATCGCGGATATGCCGCCCGAGGCACGCGATTACGAACCGCGCATCACCCTCGACGGCGGGGATGACGGGTTGGCGGTATTCCGCCGGGTCGCGGCGGCGGCGCCGGACTGGTTGGCGCCGGGCGGCAAGGTGTTCGTGGAAGCCGGTGCGGCGCAGGTCGAATCGGCCGCGGCGTATCTCGAACGATGCGGATTGACCGCGCGGGTGGCGGAATCGGATGAGTACTACGCGACCGCCGTGATCGGCACTCGACCGAATCAGTAA
- a CDS encoding GntR family transcriptional regulator, whose translation MSQDESVDSKSEQIAQEIRDAIRQGRLERGVLYSSRELGERFGASRTPVREALLKLADLGLVRIERNRGARVLGQDGRGIVDLCSLRVLLEPPACRSAAAVLTSRDDAELREQYDIMAATADGSAEYFAADERLHDLILRASGNRRLAKFVAELRQTLSLDGRYSVPKYQSVETALGDHKAIIDALRARDGVAAERAMRIHLVRSGDLLVAHSSEDNRGLVAEWRRWVSISVPAGEQIVY comes from the coding sequence TTGTCCCAGGATGAGTCGGTAGACAGCAAATCCGAGCAGATCGCCCAGGAGATCCGGGACGCGATCCGGCAGGGTCGGCTCGAACGCGGCGTGCTCTATTCGTCGCGCGAGCTCGGCGAGCGCTTCGGCGCATCGCGGACGCCGGTGCGCGAGGCGCTGCTCAAGCTCGCCGATCTGGGCCTGGTGCGGATCGAGCGCAATCGCGGGGCCAGGGTGCTCGGGCAGGACGGCCGCGGCATCGTCGACCTGTGCAGCCTGCGTGTGCTGCTGGAACCGCCCGCCTGCCGCAGCGCCGCCGCGGTGCTGACCAGCCGCGACGACGCCGAGCTGCGGGAGCAGTACGACATCATGGCGGCCACCGCCGACGGCAGCGCCGAATACTTCGCCGCCGACGAGCGGCTGCACGATCTGATCCTGCGGGCCAGCGGCAATCGGCGGCTGGCCAAATTCGTCGCCGAGCTACGCCAGACGCTCTCCCTCGACGGGCGCTACAGCGTGCCGAAATATCAGTCGGTGGAGACGGCGCTCGGCGATCACAAGGCGATCATCGATGCGCTACGCGCCCGCGACGGGGTGGCCGCCGAGCGCGCGATGCGCATCCATCTGGTGCGTTCGGGGGATCTGCTGGTCGCGCACAGCAGCGAGGACAATCGGGGGCTGGTCGCCGAGTGGCGGCGTTGGGTATCGATATCGGTGCCTGCGGGGGAGCAGATCGTCTACTGA
- a CDS encoding MFS transporter, translating to MNQATSRIAADPLQENAIRKITLRMVPLLMVGYIVSYLDRINIGFAKFGMEKTFGMSATQYGFLAGIFFIGYVLAEVPSNVIMTRVGARLWLSRILVTWGIIATATAFAPNLPTAYALRFLLGVAEAGFFPGIIVHLTRWYPNDHRTKVISTVMVSIPIASVLGGPLNGWILDAFDGALGFSGWRWVLVVGGLPAVALGVAFFFLLTEKPSDAKWLTDLERDWLCRTLAAEEAERALVAPAGHRAALLDKRVIALCLAYFLLLCGAYPLTYWMPSVIKDVGHGLTGAQVGWLSAVPFLLAAICMYVCGRLVRDERSAKPVLVALAVSVVAFVVTAGNLHTAAVAFIAISIATMAAQTAKPLFWSVPTAYLAGAGAASGIALINSLGNAAGFVSPYAFGWIEDASGGDTGLAMGVMIAANVGALLVILGLRWRARDAVRAGA from the coding sequence ATGAATCAGGCGACGTCCCGCATCGCGGCGGACCCGTTGCAGGAGAACGCGATTCGCAAGATCACGCTGCGGATGGTCCCGCTGCTGATGGTCGGCTACATCGTGAGCTACCTCGACCGGATCAATATCGGTTTCGCCAAATTCGGCATGGAGAAGACATTCGGGATGAGCGCCACCCAATACGGATTCCTGGCGGGCATCTTCTTCATCGGATACGTGCTGGCCGAGGTGCCGAGCAATGTGATCATGACCAGGGTCGGCGCCCGGCTCTGGCTGAGCCGAATCCTGGTGACCTGGGGAATCATCGCCACCGCAACGGCTTTCGCGCCCAATCTGCCGACGGCGTACGCGCTGCGTTTCCTGCTCGGCGTCGCCGAGGCGGGCTTCTTTCCGGGCATCATCGTCCATCTCACCCGCTGGTATCCGAACGACCATCGCACCAAAGTGATTTCGACCGTCATGGTGTCCATCCCGATCGCCAGCGTGCTCGGCGGCCCGCTCAACGGCTGGATACTCGACGCCTTCGACGGTGCGCTCGGATTCAGCGGCTGGCGCTGGGTACTCGTCGTCGGCGGGCTGCCCGCGGTCGCGCTCGGCGTCGCCTTCTTCTTCCTGCTCACCGAAAAGCCAAGCGACGCAAAGTGGTTGACCGACCTGGAGCGGGACTGGCTGTGCCGCACCCTCGCCGCGGAGGAGGCCGAGCGGGCACTCGTCGCGCCGGCCGGACATCGGGCCGCGCTGCTCGACAAGCGGGTGATCGCCCTCTGCCTGGCCTACTTCCTGCTGCTGTGCGGCGCGTACCCGCTCACCTACTGGATGCCGTCGGTGATCAAGGATGTCGGGCACGGGCTGACCGGCGCCCAGGTCGGCTGGTTGTCGGCGGTGCCGTTCCTGCTCGCCGCGATCTGCATGTACGTCTGCGGGCGGCTGGTGCGCGACGAGCGTTCGGCCAAACCGGTTCTCGTCGCACTGGCCGTCTCGGTGGTCGCCTTCGTGGTCACCGCCGGGAATCTGCACACCGCGGCCGTCGCGTTCATCGCGATCAGCATCGCGACCATGGCGGCGCAGACCGCGAAACCGCTGTTCTGGTCGGTGCCAACGGCTTACCTCGCCGGCGCGGGCGCGGCGAGCGGCATCGCGCTGATCAATTCGCTCGGTAACGCGGCCGGATTTGTCAGCCCGTACGCGTTCGGCTGGATCGAGGACGCGTCGGGCGGTGACACCGGGCTGGCGATGGGGGTGATGATCGCGGCCAATGTCGGTGCGCTGCTGGTCATCCTGGGGCTGCGGTGGCGGGCGCGCGACGCGGTGCGGGCGGGTGCCTAA
- a CDS encoding thiamine pyrophosphate-binding protein has product MNSNAYAAAVAEGVWAARVDLVGYVPSVSVAPVISALVETSGGRDGQSATVFPLSREEEAAGVLGALPLTGRFGAIIMQDNGFGNALTALTTFNVAYQLPLLIVANTRGGLGEYNSMIHTFSQHVPGLLDELGIRYFELDRRSGPSDWRAVVTEAGVHARMTFRPVVVLAHFWSTDGKAA; this is encoded by the coding sequence GTGAATTCCAATGCGTACGCGGCGGCGGTCGCCGAGGGTGTGTGGGCCGCGCGGGTGGATCTGGTCGGCTACGTTCCGTCGGTCAGCGTCGCGCCCGTCATCTCGGCGCTGGTGGAAACCAGCGGTGGGCGCGACGGGCAATCGGCCACCGTCTTCCCGCTCTCCCGTGAGGAGGAGGCCGCGGGCGTGCTCGGCGCGCTGCCGCTGACCGGCCGATTCGGCGCGATCATCATGCAGGACAATGGTTTCGGAAATGCGCTGACCGCGTTGACCACCTTCAACGTCGCCTATCAGCTGCCGCTGCTGATCGTCGCCAACACCCGCGGCGGGCTCGGTGAGTACAACTCGATGATCCACACGTTCAGCCAGCATGTGCCCGGCCTGCTCGACGAACTCGGCATCAGATATTTCGAATTGGACCGGCGCAGTGGGCCATCCGACTGGCGGGCGGTGGTCACCGAGGCGGGCGTGCACGCGCGCATGACCTTCCGGCCCGTCGTCGTGCTCGCGCACTTCTGGTCCACCGACGGAAAGGCGGCCTGA
- a CDS encoding YdcF family protein, protein MKISEHVKTVVAATAAAIALTGLSGLPAQAAPPDTDALYNSAQRNFTDGDDAAGRADLRTLLGADPRDAEALALQAIWSHYANDLPAMADAMARLNALDPAMAAGTTNVLNAIGAAVGTLPNPLPALVGPQTGIVVLGYGLLPDGALRPELVNRLQAAWLQAVASPLSPVVVTGGNPQNGVTEAEAMRAWLVGHGLPANRVSVENRAGSTVQNALYSAGLLRDLGASSAVVVTSPNHIRRAVADFIVAGVRVVGATTSLDQLVSQLPPPARQSQRGIYLDATRTFRLATAR, encoded by the coding sequence GTGAAGATCTCGGAGCATGTGAAAACCGTGGTCGCCGCCACCGCGGCGGCCATCGCCCTCACCGGACTATCCGGCCTGCCCGCTCAGGCCGCACCACCCGATACCGACGCCCTCTACAACTCCGCCCAGCGCAATTTCACCGACGGCGACGACGCCGCGGGCCGCGCCGACCTGCGCACGCTGCTCGGCGCCGATCCGCGCGACGCGGAGGCGCTTGCGCTGCAGGCCATCTGGTCCCACTACGCCAACGACCTGCCCGCCATGGCCGATGCGATGGCCCGGCTCAACGCGCTCGACCCGGCCATGGCCGCCGGAACCACCAACGTGCTCAACGCGATCGGCGCCGCCGTCGGCACACTGCCGAATCCGCTGCCCGCGCTGGTCGGCCCGCAGACCGGCATCGTGGTGCTCGGTTACGGGCTGCTGCCCGACGGCGCGCTGCGCCCCGAACTGGTGAACCGGCTGCAGGCAGCCTGGCTGCAGGCGGTCGCGTCACCGTTGTCCCCGGTGGTCGTCACCGGCGGCAATCCGCAGAACGGCGTCACCGAGGCCGAGGCCATGCGCGCCTGGCTGGTCGGGCACGGGCTGCCCGCGAACCGGGTGAGCGTGGAGAACCGGGCCGGATCCACAGTGCAGAACGCCCTGTACAGCGCCGGACTGCTGCGCGATCTCGGTGCGAGCAGCGCCGTCGTGGTGACATCGCCGAACCACATCCGCCGCGCCGTCGCCGATTTCATCGTCGCCGGGGTCCGGGTGGTGGGCGCGACGACCTCGCTGGACCAGTTGGTCTCGCAGCTTCCGCCGCCCGCCCGGCAGAGTCAGCGCGGCATCTACCTCGATGCCACCCGCACCTTCCGGTTGGCAACCGCTCGTTGA
- a CDS encoding bifunctional 5,10-methylenetetrahydrofolate dehydrogenase/5,10-methenyltetrahydrofolate cyclohydrolase, with protein MDTVSLTGKELAAAVNADTKQRAAALDPAPRLALVVANADPASAWYVNSLRKAAERLGIACDTVDLGADASAEAIRAELAARSADAATDGIMLQTPLPAGVTLNDVSSAIVAAKDVDGVSPLSLGLLASGLPGFVAATSEAVVEVLKHYEIPLSGRHVAVVGRSNIVGKPLAQLLLAEDATVTVCHSRTADLAAVTTAADIVVAAAGRAGLVTGKHVREGAVVIDVGTNEAADGGIVGDVDADSVRGKASALTPVPGGIGPVTTALLLRHVVVAAERSR; from the coding sequence GTGGATACCGTTTCGCTCACCGGCAAGGAACTCGCCGCCGCCGTCAACGCCGATACCAAGCAGCGCGCGGCCGCGCTCGACCCGGCCCCGCGCCTGGCCCTGGTCGTCGCCAATGCCGATCCGGCGAGCGCCTGGTATGTCAACTCGCTGCGCAAGGCCGCCGAGCGGCTCGGAATCGCTTGCGACACGGTCGATCTCGGTGCGGACGCGAGCGCGGAAGCGATCCGCGCCGAACTCGCGGCCCGCAGTGCCGACGCCGCGACCGACGGGATCATGCTGCAGACCCCGCTGCCCGCGGGCGTCACCCTGAACGATGTCTCGTCCGCGATCGTCGCCGCCAAGGATGTGGACGGCGTGAGCCCGCTGTCGCTCGGCCTGCTCGCCTCGGGTCTGCCGGGCTTCGTCGCCGCCACCTCCGAGGCCGTCGTCGAAGTGCTGAAGCATTACGAAATCCCGCTGTCGGGTCGGCATGTCGCGGTCGTCGGGCGGTCCAACATAGTCGGCAAGCCGCTGGCCCAGCTGCTGCTGGCCGAGGACGCGACGGTCACGGTGTGCCATTCCCGCACCGCGGATCTGGCCGCCGTCACCACCGCCGCCGATATCGTCGTCGCCGCGGCGGGCCGGGCCGGGCTGGTCACCGGTAAGCATGTGCGGGAGGGCGCGGTGGTGATCGATGTCGGCACCAACGAGGCGGCCGACGGCGGCATCGTCGGCGATGTCGACGCGGATTCGGTGCGCGGCAAGGCTTCCGCGCTCACCCCGGTGCCCGGCGGGATCGGCCCGGTGACCACGGCGCTGCTGCTGCGGCATGTGGTGGTCGCCGCGGAGCGGTCACGCTGA